The genome window catttgtattttaaacatctgacgaacacccaatgcacagctgtgtgtttttattttaacatctgacgaacacccaatgcaaagctatgcatttatatattaaacatctgatgaacacccaatgaacagctgtgcatttaaattgtaaacatctcacgaacacctaatgcacagctatgcatttctattttaaacatctgacgaacacccaatgcacagctgtgcatttgtattttaaacatcagaTGAAAacccaatgaacagctgtgcatttgtattttaaacatctgatgaacaccaaatgcacagctgtgcatttgtatttcaaacatctgacgaacacccaatgcacatctttgcgtttctattttaacatctgatgaacacccaatgcacagatGTGCATTTATATtctaaacatctgacgaacacccaatgcacagctgtgcatttctattttaaacatctgatgaacacccaatgcacagctgtgcatttgtattttaaatggaCTGAGTCCGGGTCGGTTAGGTCCCTTGATGCggaacaaaaacaatatttagttctctgacattgagataaaacagtaaaatatcaagactgACCAACagaccaaagtcttatattttcttatcttattatttgtctagatatgctttaaatctcaccacaggcgatATAGGATTTAAAGATTTTTAGGGTGAAGACCCCCGGAccccccgtttttatgtatcatatcccGGCGTACAGCTAacaaaatgctagctacgcccctgcaAATAACTATTGTATTTATTCCGAGAAAGATAATCAGTTCATCCCCTTCGTATACCGACTAGTAGGTATAGTGGAAACAATACTGCTGGACgagaaaatattgtatttgttgtaaTTCAACGGATATCGACgacgaatttcattttgtatgcattttttttatcatttgttgatataagaaagaaatacataacaatataaaagtCCAGCTGTTAAAACTCATGCAAAATAGCGGCAGTGAATCAATAAGTCCGAActaataaaactgtgtttatttaTTCAAGAATCGTGAGTATCATGTCGAATTTGGGAAATCGTATGTAGAAATTTACCAATTGTTCATCCTCTGCACATTACAGAAAATTTgttttgtacatatacatgttttttgaCACACGTGTCCTGCGCGTATACATATTGCCATATAAATACCAACCAcatgtgatgttgatgatgtaaATTGTGCAAGTCAAACCAAACTATTATAAACTAGTGATTATTTAGACAATGAACTGAATTTGGAAAACATTGTATGACGCATGTTGTACATGCATTGCGTAAGCATAACGTAATAAAAAAGGCTTTCGGAACATTTTCTAATCCACACTTATAATGAGCATTGTTTTTACGTCCCTCAGtatagacatattgttttgccctgtctatttgttggtttgtttgcgtcaaactttaacattggccataactttacaatattgaagatagcaaattgatatttggaatgcatgtgtatctcatggggcagCACATGTTGAggggtgcaaggtcaaggtcatccttcaaggtcaaaggtcaaatatatgggggacttagtgtttcacaaacacatcttgttttatttgaatcaAACAACACAAAGCAAATGATATTAAGGGTCCTCATTTAAAAGATTAAgtaattttcattaattaatatcgGTGAAATGAAGATGGAATCTTATTCTTTGAGGTGAACtgtatattgattttatttattgttcCGTGGACAAGGTATCAGAGACAACTGTATTGATCATGTTTTACTAAATATGCACTAATTACCACTCAGCAGCAAGTAGGTAACGTGTATCaagttttcattttcatttattattatatcgCCAAGTTGTATAATGGAGACATTATTTCACATGTACGTAAGTGATAATGTAAGCTGTTTATAATAACAGTCTAAATGACGGTTTATATTGACGATTGTTACTTCAATTTTAATGCCATTTGAAGGTTtctatttgaataattattaacaataataattttcatGATAAAATCTGGATTCATAGACCCATTCAATTAATAGGCCGGTGGTGGGATACAAAAAGCAGGGATGATGAACACGAAAAAACAGTCTGTGTGAAACTTGTTAAACGGTcaaattataaatgcattatatgtATAACTTTACAGTTTATAAAactcaacaaaaaaatcaacataaaagGACAcactaaaaaacaaacacacatgttGGTGAATTCATCTGGTAATCTaggcaaataaattaaatacaaataaacaaatctttttctgaaaatatatattggtGGAATGTCAAAACTAATTGCCGAGTAAGTCGTCATTACGTGctcaattacaaataaaacaggaGAAGTGGAGATGTAGAAAAGCTGTCTGGGCGTTGCCAGAATCATGATTGGTCAAATCCAAGACAATCGGACCGCCGTCTAGACTATGAGATGAGTTTGAATAGACATATAAGCtctttcaataaaacatatcagAATAATAgattttacacaaaacaacacGAGTTCGCATGTAGTTGTGTTTGTTGTTCCGGCTAGGAGTGGATGGCAGAAGATATTGTTCACAATATTACCCCACCCCCAACAAAAATGTAATAAAGAATTATAGGAAGAGAGACAATCATATATAGTTGATGTATTCTGAAGATTTTTTTACAGTAGAAGCGGGTCTATATGTTGTTTTATCGAAAACATAAGATACATATGGCTATATAGTGCACGATATGAAACAAACTGCTGTGTGTTGCTTGATAAATATTAGTGATACAGAAATTATATCGAATTTACTTTGCTACTTAGTTACTTTGTATCATCGTCAAAAGGTGATTACGCATTATCAATTACTATAACTATAACCACTAATGTGGtgttgttttaatgtaaaatattcgCAACAATATGAGCCGAAGATTGTAAAAAATAGTTTATATGGTATATATGTTACCAATCGCTCGATTaacatttgtttaatgtaaatttaaatatcaaacaaataacTAAATCATAGGAGGAGCTGCATTGTCAAAGCGAAACTTTGTTTGAACACgtaaatatgtattaaatgttAATGTATTAAATTGGCAAACGCAAGTATGTGATGGTCTTCCCAATTAATTGGACTGTCTTAGTCAGCACGTgaatcaaataaattataatcgtaGTTATTGGAAACGACGTTTTGTGACCGTTTATGGAGAACAGTTACTTATACTGTATGCTACGGTGGCATAGgagtgacattcacttctcttttatGTATTATGCTTATGTCAACCGTTGATGTTTTCTTCAGTGAAGTCAGCATATTGTTTGTCTAAGACAATGAAACAAAGTTTTCTGTGTGAGGTAATATACACTCTTTGCATATCCAATTCTATTGCATTCAGATCTTCAATGACTAAATCTGGGATCACCGCTTTAGATCAGTCAATTCAAAGTATTGTGGGAGAGTGATATAAATCGGCAGAAGGCCATGCTGAATCTAGCACGTAACATATAACTTATGACAACAACGCATGTGTAAATGAACATTTACctgaaaatacatattaaaataacataaaatataacagGAATTCAATATTAATTATCATAAATGTAACTTAATTATTCAATGGTTGAATATTAACCCGAGATTCAGAATTACAGTCCTATGAGGCACAATACAAAccagttaatacatgtataaacttgTTTTCTATTATATTGGCACGATTTCAGAAActataaaaaaagataattgatATGATGCATTTTTATATAAACTTATCGATATTATTACATGCAGGCGTTCATTCAATTCTAAAATATGCATAGTTTTTTCAGTTAATCAGGTATATCAAACGTTGCCGTTATTTCCTCCCCTGTAGTATCTAGCTTGGCTTTGACTATGATTTCAGTTCCACCGAAGTACATTTCAAGATTCACGTCCGAGATGTCCCCGTACTTGTCTTTACAATTTATACGAAAGTATCCAATTTCAAAGCTCCCAGGATCGTGTACAAACACAGGATGTTTCTCCTTCGTAGCAAACACAGGAACTATAGCGGTCGTTTCGCCGGGCTTATGACAGAAATGGCGTTTTCCAGTGGACCCGTCTGTCGGTACAGATTGTCCTATTTCAACAAACTTTGCAAAACAAGAATCTATCCGTTCTTGTCGTGTCTTTTTGAAAACGCTTATTCCATAAGTAAATCGTGCGATCCTGGACACAATCTGACGTTTGTTGTGACCGAACATAACAGCACCTTTCATAACGGCCAGTCCGGCGTCCTGTGGTATGGTCACGTGCTTTCCTGGAAACATGCTTCTTATTGCCTCCTGCAGCAACGGTGATTCAGAGAAGCCACCGACCATGACGATGTGGTTGATAGGTTTATTCTTGTACTTAGACAACAGCGAATATAAATGACCAACGATACAGTTAACGGGCTCAGTGAAAAGCTCTGCAATGACACTCGCCTCACACTTGAGCTTATCACGATCCAATATTACTTTTCCTTTATATGAAGAACCTTTAATGTTTTCTTGCAATGTTTTTTGTGTCAATTCGACGACAATGTCGCATACACTAGATGGAATCCTTATTATTACTTTTCCTGTCGACGAGTTCTTGCATTCTCTTTTCTTTATCTCAAACGTCCTCATAATATCAAGATAGTCCTCCATGTTAGAATCTTTAAGTTTTTTCATAACACTGCAAccttcataaaatatatacaatttaaacaatacggttaattttttatttacatcttCCCATGCTTTAAAGTTCAAAACACAACACTAATTAGTTTGAACAACATACTTTTTACACATAAAAAACTGcatacatattaaatcaaataaaaaaactatttgaCTTTTGTGTATTTACCTGAAATTCCATCAACAAACTTTTCAAACGCCTCGTCAACCTTTGTACAACCCCACGCCCCGCCACTGGCTTTCTCGATCTCTTTCAGTTTCATATCTGACGTCACCTCGTGTACCGTAACATCCACCGTTCCaccttaaaaaatgaaatacatgaaatattaCTAAGTATTTTACagatattgtttaaaacaaatcaCTATCATTTATTCAACTATTTGATACATATTGTCACTTTGGTGTTACGGCGATAATTCAAAGTCCGATCTACCTCCAGCATCGCAAACCAAATATCGTGTGCCGGCATTGAACGTTGACACATTTACGATACTGGCGACTTCGGAGTCTTGGGTTTTCGTAATCTTAGAATGACAGCAGTAGATTGAAGCTGCCTCGGGCTCTAACGCAAGGTTCAGATGTCCCATCTCTGTCCCGGCCTAGAGCATACAATCATTTCATACGTATACTTATAAAGTGTTTAACACTGTGTGCATGTGCAGACATCATTTATACTTCAGTTTTATTTTGCGTGTATATTTTAGAAGTCAAAGGCaagtaaatgtatataattatagaATATGCAACATGCGTTCAAAGCACGTTCGAATTAAATTCGGAAACATTTCGAATATGTTAATTATCTTAATGTTACATACAAGTTCCGGTTCAAGTGTAGGAAATACACGAAAAATGGAAATGCAAATGGAATAAATTGTAGTTATATGTGTGCAATCTATACATTTCATGGATATAAATTGTTTGTGGACTTCATGAAAACGAGCAAGACTTAGTATGATTCTTTGCTAAAAATATAGCAGAAagttaattattaaacaa of Dreissena polymorpha isolate Duluth1 chromosome 15, UMN_Dpol_1.0, whole genome shotgun sequence contains these proteins:
- the LOC127861136 gene encoding heat shock 70 kDa protein 12A-like gives rise to the protein MVLVVASIDFGTTFSGWAYSFTHENEMDPTDVKAKNWNADQFISAKAPTCVLIESGGRKVEAFGYEAENRYAELASDDEHKDWYFFKKFKMTLFINQGTIGRSTMLEDETGKQLTALTVFSLTIKHLQDDLFEALNLKMAGGISRKDIHWVLTVPAIWNDSAKQFMRMAAREAGTEMGHLNLALEPEAASIYCCHSKITKTQDSEVASIVNVSTFNAGTRYLVCDAGGGTVDVTVHEVTSDMKLKEIEKASGGAWGCTKVDEAFEKFVDGISGCSVMKKLKDSNMEDYLDIMRTFEIKKRECKNSSTGKVIIRIPSSVCDIVVELTQKTLQENIKGSSYKGKVILDRDKLKCEASVIAELFTEPVNCIVGHLYSLLSKYKNKPINHIVMVGGFSESPLLQEAIRSMFPGKHVTIPQDAGLAVMKGAVMFGHNKRQIVSRIARFTYGISVFKKTRQERIDSCFAKFVEIGQSVPTDGSTGKRHFCHKPGETTAIVPVFATKEKHPVFVHDPGSFEIGYFRINCKDKYGDISDVNLEMYFGGTEIIVKAKLDTTGEEITATFDIPD